From Debaryomyces hansenii CBS767 chromosome C complete sequence, a single genomic window includes:
- a CDS encoding DEHA2C07436p (some similarities with CA2824|IPF17888 Candida albicans) — translation MSRPSAHSVRIYNDVMEKGKDAFIEKKDPNTKRFPICNYNSGKDLIIFTSDETLDEYKQAERVSKTSENFDSFLHKQRQGLAMPLLEMKFHKRSKFGSSKLFTISKFTPPPPDAQKLFDKGKDKFKLCTIFKNPGEKYDKYTFKFEPNPQNPSENFETYVFFHHEIPISDIPKTGEINERFRWVRTDSNKTSPYTYTLCMLAAGQPSMVDNMDTTNMELDPQNEFLTLSPEQHMDLGSPHVLANLVHLSYSRASYSIQRTARLDIKIRKDRRNLESESIHSVTSDDLLFITNSVIFKYFEELNRTYKDALQNLASSSFSTGGMY, via the coding sequence ATGTCGCGTCCTCTGGCTCATAGTGTgagaatatataatgatGTTATGGAAAAAGGTAAGGATGCCTTCatagaaaaaaaagatCCAAATACTAAAAGATTTCCAATCTGCAACTACAATCTGGGTAAAGATCTCATCATATTTACATCTGACGAAACTCTTGACGAATACAAGCAGGCGGAAAGAGTGTCAAAAACCTCGGAAAATTTTGATCTGTTTTTGCACAAACAACGTCAGGGTTTAGCTATGCCGTTGCTTGAAATGAAGTTCCACAAGAGGAGTAAATTCGGTAGTAGCAAACTCTTCACTATAAGCAAGTTCACTCCACCACCTCCCGACGCACAAAAATTATTCGATAAAGGCAAAGATAAGTTTAAACTCTGTacaattttcaagaatcCTGGTGAGAAGTATGACAAGTACACTTTCAAATTCGAACCAAATCCTCAAAACCCGTCAGAAAATTTCGAAACATACGTATTCTTCCATCACGAAATTCCCATATCAGATATACCTAAGACTGGGGAAATTAACGAAAGGTTTAGATGGGTTCGTACCGATAGCAATAAAACTCTGCCTTATACATATACTCTATGTATGTTGGCTGCTGGTCAGCCGTCAATGGTTGATAACATGGATACTACAAATATGGAGTTGGACCCTCAAAACGAATTTCTAACATTGTCGCCAGAACAGCACATGGATCTTGGCTCACCTCACGTACTCGCAAATCTAGTTCATTTGAGTTACAGTCGTgcatcatattcaattcaaagGACCGCAAGGCTTGATATCAAGATCCGAAAAGATCGTAGGAATTTGGAATCAGAAAGCATACATTCTGTGACCCTGGATGACTTGCTTTTCATAACCAATTCCGTCATATTTAagtattttgaagaattaaacaGAACATATAAGGATGCCTTACAAAATTTAGCTAGTTCGTCGTTTTCTACTGGGGGCATgtattaa
- a CDS encoding DEHA2C07458p (weakly similar to uniprot|Q06116 Saccharomyces cerevisiae YPR117w): MLVGDISFLYYPLIVLIGLYLGILFIINKIPNITVKALGWLAINHVTIGTNKGQIYIRKVKFKINVFRSRNSPLKLFNLELYDMEIKAARLGSELPEKDPFPGDHSVLDSDISTILTFCIPNRLYEILFRRRVLNRFNLHLYRTSVQLQGMDDSMKAFFDYARLESIFGLEEKSRFVVTIINGYVQKKEQPSESSHFKFIRNVEFCISCDTILSCLVDVPNKLYVKLGNSELSLSLGKMSLPIDTLMLFQKEYGTNKNRSKQQNKTSILKLSENFLEVFSSLDIKLEDFNVTYQEIKVQVSNLQMLISNKHLLRYDEKNLMDLSFFLTSYRLFHRGDKSVEIPSAAFKCTFEPLEFLETILQMKDGSTNLSQANKKLNFESSLTITKPSVDIYYDQIGLLFQSPIPHKGDKSKLKPAINYLDILRNIRKVSNKILIIDTTVNFHLPKLGNNEFHRGSISNIIVSCTLLSFYHKFFTKNLKKHLHKGSEGLHKCSIDGYFKLKSLKIDVVDNLIQLSKVNLLISYNIFEKQMSIKLINKDIKLKSINDIIFQLVRRYRNQIISNHNKAYASFDENIQRRRSSHQIEPEGTNEENYLELFNIIPSFISSFKFTSSNIQADIACKDGLPDQIVFDELLQDEVNLGGFRRGVSIKLSDIEFSYKYLREEISSSVRSIQCFTVSEYANELDVDSDIDDYNSSDVDFSDMSSLDSENSMNIDTEEIKRVKRVLNVTDVLIRNFSTDKESEKERDINHLYLHITAIDGHLDNFLVWCSFYAVSLIKYFAPTIQKDYTKEEISEIKGPSRKLKLDVFIDSAAVIARLPNKVDILLEFDTVKMKNILIAKAASFAFARLYVVHPSTKLWTRLLTIKESIFRYNSILTDDQGKFETIAECIRLNIPHQFLFYTVIDNIITFVKSAKQIQYNFDNLYSKIDDFKRIMPHEKRTTNIPKVVVKSKIFGITLENDLFENELSYIYELGLIEQKARLKKLKLFEAKVDKIIANTKPSIDDKVKLTNKEPTRRRFVSSTGGFSSNPKTNSPLRKMFSESGFHSHSHSHLPFRDKFHKQRNDGLSNFEEDDQSWLYTNDQEANIKINNAKEILEKQFATSWIKKYKKFRSFKINTWSKRASSAWGEEHINPRIAEKFNILSYASGPHMMCGYFRDVDLTIDQARICDVDDFIYKYGKKQPRLDYSILIPLFISLKSSSLYVMLRDYPLPLLSFPSNKNPNKPTINFSGNFVINERLVQARDEMRFIFVPFSPAAVASNDESDNFYSVFVPRTLTPVKVILDMQCDLDTDRPCMITWCKAYSAGLSAASAAFDKFTKPKIDYSPIGWWDKIALLVHGKVIFNIANELCLHMKASTSPYELIGRSAGFVFCWKNNVSLRFNNNGKCEELIMLDSDDFVLAIPSYSLAERKSWNLFYEHHNIYSEENDADSKRFKKKVMSLTSSDRVRWVLGVVFERNKNRTNDLSDQQPRTSTFKAHYDVRVTSSDVDSYEDYRSDYIHIALSVVSKSSSGTSYNAAYFTPLIFHYFFHWWDTLTKHTSLPIKKGRLFSQEPVDITHVKMGTHVFTVKYQLVFEPISISHLYIHSSSGELDQQNKTAFTGLKGKFSTCAIDLHQRKEQIRYVNEKLNINNKILHLKMNEGGVNIDDADIRFVNAIFNEKSVRGYLATFMKDSNSTDSPATPSSKSSNGDFNTFSDWIENVDIFDNDNSWIDPADYVELHQTVQPSSYPSIRIMPFFFSPKFTYFREFSLHEDGPFPFGKEKFHNCVIGLEKPERTQAILLGERKKNVEREMQIHEELLPGLEPLGSSEALNDNIERIKGDIKICKEKLNIIESIKENFPDKTENSDVAENLPIDSHESIEPSITNHKYNDYMNETNTEHAPASEFHNRFVIHNPQLKWHNDLRDLFMEYIKRVGDRKSQVYFMSKKAVDLAEAFINTRRDDDEAEDEEKSNTNDSAEKIFRKEYKSGEEIMKNFNQQLNEIHNEDQEVEDKYLIKLIHPQIQMVSEKDINACILVTSTDVELRIVSINVKGMNDVVSENNGVGKLVESRYGVSFKDSHVFAFKKSEESITASDVPYGSKFSEVNWPPWLETETCYDSAWAKDQLVVERTSMSFLLMKPNHLVASDSKATIQNNEISLHVTKLVITANSDQYSSLYYVITDLLSQVNTRRDNLLNKLDKIVSLSDIKEFDGLNIRIKGLQDNIRTYLDILLKLNQRNVLLDIEEKEQLKTMEVELERMNIELFVLMNGLGVKSSKNQVNNKETSRLLTVEADQIIWHLLNEDKKPFIDFALARCRFIRSDSVDGANMNLAEVFMAQGFNLQSDAMYPELLTPHLDLNENTIPDSNREKPILSTTWNMLNHIGGIPIMQDAKVEVQPLKVQLDYHTTKKLFDYLFPKAEVSAEDEKDDILEFNEEIKTYGDTKKRTTNPFKKLMKKERNQSVESILKDSDTVGSNNSDLASSSAVSSLDDIIFRTDTKDSSTKSVISDRNSTDTKKDNMDDISIIMNRSSRYVSIVNLEIAKVRSSISFSAPKHLSILNVHDLGLTIPTLRYRNKMWSAEEFVLKLKKDIIKIILNHTGKILGNKFKPTKKKPKIEPLKQISNYASFLTLQDLQSKDEEELEEQTMQPEGPSLNSIRIDNKGSRIKPQLDTIVDDNPEKGST, encoded by the coding sequence ATGCTAGTCGGTGATATATCATTTTTGTATTATCCGCTAATCGTCTTGATAGGGTTGTATTTGGggattttatttattataaataagatTCCTAATATTACTGTCAAGGCATTAGGATGGTTGGCCATTAATCATGTCACTATAGGAACAAATAAGGGTCAAATTTATATACGGAAAGTGAAGTTTAAAATTAATGTATTCAGAAGCAGAAATTCACcattaaaattattcaacCTTGAGTTATATGATATGGAAATAAAGGCAGCCAGATTGGGGTCGGAACTACCCGAGAAGGACCCCTTCCCTGGTGATCATAGTGTTCTTGATTCAGATATTTCAACCATTTTAACATTTTGCATACCGAACCGGTTATACGAAATACTTTTCAGACGGAGAGTGCTCAATCGATTTAACTTACATCTTTATAGAACATCTGTACAGCTTCAAGGAATGGATGACCTGATGAAAGCATTTTTTGATTATGCCAGGCTTGAAAGTATCTTTGGTTTAGAAGAGAAGAGCAGGTTTGTTGTAACGATCATCAATGGTTATGTTCAGAAGAAGGAACAACCCAGCGAATCAAGTCacttcaaatttattagaaatgtGGAGTTTTGTATAAGTTGTGATACGATTTTAAGTTGCTTGGTTGATGTACCCAACAAATTGTATGTCAAACTAGGAAATTCTGAACTTTCATTGTCATTGGGAAAGATGTCGTTACCCATAGATACATTAATGTTATTCCAAAAGGAATATGGGACGAACAAGAACCGATCAAAACAGCAAAATAAAACCAGCATACTTAAGTTGAGTGAAAACTTCCTTGAAGTTTTCTCAAGTTTAGATATTAAGTTGGAGGATTTTAATGTGACCTACCAAGAGATCAAGGTTCAGGTTTCAAATTTACAAATgctaatatcaaataaacaTCTTCTACGTTACGATGAGAAAAACCTTATGGATTTACTGTTTTTTTTAACATCTTATAGGCTATTCCATAGAGGTGATAAGTCTGTTGAAATTCCTTCCGCTGCATTTAAATGTACTTTTGAACCGTTGGAATTTCTAGAAACAATTTTACAAATGAAGGATGGATCTACTAACTTGCTGCAagcaaataaaaaattgaattttgagTCATCATTGACTATCACAAAGCCTAGCGTTGATATTTACTATGATCAAATAGGCCTATTATTCCAATCACCGATTCCACATAAAGGTGATAAAAGTAAACTTAAACCCGCGATCAATTATCTTGATATCTTGAGAAATATTCGAAAAGTATCGAATAAGATTCTTATTATTGACACAACTGTTAATTTTCATTTACCGAAGCTTGGTAACAATGAATTCCATAGAGGCTCAATTCtgaatattattgtttCGTGTAccttattatcattttatcataaatttttcacaaagaatttaaagaaacaTCTACATAAGGGATCGGAAGGGCTTCATAAATGCAGTATTGATGGCTATTTTAAACTCAAGTCTTTGAAAATTGACGTAGTTGATAATCTAATTCAATTGTCGAAggttaatttattgatatcttACAATATTTTCGAAAAACAGATGTCAATCAAGCTAATTAACAAGGACATTAAACTTAAATCTATTAAcgatattatttttcagttAGTTCGAAGGTACCGGAACCAAATTATCCTGAACCATAATAAAGCATACGCttcatttgatgaaaatattcaaagaagaaggcTGTCACACCAAATTGAACCCGAAGGtacaaatgaagaaaactacttggaattattcaacATTATACCGTCATTTATTTCATCGTTTAAATTCACCAGTTCGAATATTCAAGCTGATATTGCTTGTAAAGATGGATTGCCGGATCAAATCGTGTTTGATGAACTTCTTCAAGACGAAGTAAATTTAGGTGGTTTTAGAAGAGGAGTTTCTATTAAATTAAGTGACATAGAATTTTCCTATAAGTATTTGAGAGAggaaatttcttcttctgttcGTTCCATTCAATGCTTTACTGTAAGTGAATATGCCAACGAGTTAGACGTGGATTCTGACATTGATGATTACAATTCTAGTGACGTTGATTTCAGTGACATGTCAAGTTTGGATTCAGAGAATTCTATGAATATAGACACAGAAGAGATCAAGAGGGTTAAAAGGGTTTTAAATGTCACTGATGTTTTAATCAGAAATTTCAGTACGGATAAAGAAAGTGAAAAAGAGAGAGATATTAATCATCTCTACCTTCACATTACTGCTATTGATGGCCACTTAGATAATTTCTTAGTATGGTGCTCGTTCTATGCTGTGAGCttgatcaaatattttgctcCGACTATCCAAAAGGATTACACGAAGGAGGAAATATCAGAAATTAAAGGTCcatcaagaaaattgaaacttGATGTTTTTATCGATTCTGCAGCTGTAATTGCAAGATTACCTAACAAGGTCGATATCCTTTTGGAATTTGATACagtgaaaatgaaaaacaTACTCATTGCAAAAGCTGCAAGCTTTGCTTTTGCTAGACTTTATGTTGTTCATCCGAGTACAAAATTATGGACGAGGCTATTGACTATCAAGGAATCTATATTTAGATACAATAGTATCCTCACTGATGATCAAGGAAAGTTTGAAACTATTGCTGAATGTATTAGATTGAATATCCCACACCAATTCCTATTTTATACGGtgattgataatataatcaCTTTCGTTAAATCAGCTAAACAAATTCAGTATAATTTCGACAATTTGTATTCCAAAATTGATGACTTTAAACGTATTATGCCACATGAAAAGCGTACAACTAATATCCCAAAAGTAGTTGTAAAGTCAAAAATTTTTGGTATCACTTTGGagaatgatttatttgaaaatgaactTTCATATATTTACGAATTAGGATTAATTGAACAAAAAGCAAGGTTGAAAAAACTTAAACTATTCGAAGCAAAAGTGGACAAGATTATAGCAAATACCAAGCCATCGATAGATGATAAGGTTAAATTGACTAATAAAGAACCTACTCGACGTAGATTCGTTTCATCTACTGGTGGTTTTTCATCTAACCCAAAGACAAATAGCCCACTCAGGAAAATGTTTAGTGAATCAGGATTTCATCTGCATTCACATCTGCATTTGCCGTTCAGGGATAAATTTCATaaacaaagaaatgatGGTTTGtccaattttgaagaagatgatcAATCATGGTTGTATACAAATGACCAAGAGGCTAACATAAAAATAAACAATGCAAaagaaattcttgaaaaacaaTTTGCAACATCATggataaaaaaatataaaaagtTTCGTAgctttaaaattaatacttGGAGTAAAAGAGCCAGTAGTGCTTGGGGTGAGGAACACATTAATCCTAGAATTGCTGAAAagtttaatattttaagtTATGCGTCTGGTCCGCATATGATGTGTGGTTACTTTAGGGACGTTGATCTCACTATTGATCAAGCAAGAATATGTGACGTGGACGatttcatttataaatatggGAAGAAACAACCTCGACTTGATTACTCAATTTTAATACCATTATTTATATCGCTTAAAAGTTCATCTTTGTACGTGATGTTGAGAGATTACCCTTTGCCGCTACTTTCTTTTCCATCGAATAAGAATCCAAATAAACCaacaatcaatttttcaggaAATTTTGTGATTAATGAAAGATTAGTTCAGGCTAGAGATGAAATGAGATTTATTTTTGTACCGTTTTCTCCTGCTGCAGTGGCATCGAATGACGAATCTGATAACTTTTATTCCGTGTTTGTCCCTAGAACTCTTACTCCGGTAAAAGTGATTCTCGATATGCAATGTGATTTAGACACAGATAGGCCATGTATGATAACATGGTGCAAAGCGTATTCAGCTGGACTACTGGCAGCACTGGCTGCATTCGATAAATTTACTAAACCCAAAATTGATTACAGTCCAATTGGTTGGTGGGATAAAATTGCATTATTAGTACACGGAAAAgttatattcaatatagCCAATGAATTATGCCTTCACATGAAAGCATCCACAAGTCCATATGAGCTTATAGGAAGGTCAGCAGGGTTTGTGTTTTGTTGGAAGAACAATGTTAGTTTGagatttaataataatggaaaGTGTGAGGAGCTAATAATGTTGGATAGTGATGATTTTGTTCTTGCAATCCCTAGTTATTCATTAGCAGAGAGAAAGTCGTGGAATTTGTTTTATGAACATCATAATATCTAttcagaagaaaatgatgcAGACTCGAAAAGGTTTAAAAAGAAAGTGATGCTGTTAACTTCTTCAGATAGAGTTAGATGGGTTTTGGGTGTTGtgtttgaaagaaataaaaatagGACTAATGATTTATCTGATCAGCAGCCAAGAACATCCACATTTAAAGCTCATTATGACGTTCGTGTAACATCGTCTGACGTGGACTCGTATGAAGACTACCGTTCTgattatatacatattgCGCTATCTGTGGTATcgaaatcatcatcagGAACTAGTTATAATGCAGCATATTTTACACCATTGATATTCCACTACTTCTTTCACTGGTGGGATACGTTGACAAAACACACATCTTTGCCGATCAAAAAGGGACGACTTTTTTCGCAAGAACCAGTTGATATAACACATGTGAAGATGGGAACCCATGTTTTTACGGTTAAATATCAATTGGTTTTTGAACCAATCTCAATATCTCATCTTTATATTCATTCGTCAAGTGGTGAATTAGATCAACAGAATAAAACAGCTTTTACTGGTCTCAAGGGAAAATTCTCAACTTGTGCAATTGATTTACACCAGAGAAAGGAACAGATTAGATAcgttaatgaaaaattgaatatcaataataagatCTTGCATCTCAAGATGAACGAAGGTGGGGTAAATATAGATGATGCTGACATTAGATTTGTAAATGCAATATTCAATGAGAAGTCAGTCAGAGGATACTTAGCAACGTTTATGAAAGACTCAAATAGTACAGACTCACCTGCCACACCGTCGCTGAAGTCACTGAATGGCGATTTTAATACTTTTAGCGATTGGATTGAAAATGTAGacatatttgataatgacaATTCATGGATCGATCCTGCTGATTATGTTGAATTGCATCAAACTGTACAGCCTTCATCTTACCCCAGTATTAGAATAATGCCGTTTTTCTTCAGTCCTAAATTCACGTATTTCAGAGAGTTTTCACTCCACGAGGATGGACCATTCCCATTCGGTAAGGAGAAGTTTCATAATTGTGTAATTGGCTTAGAAAAACCGGAAAGGACGCAAGCGATTTTACTAGGtgaaagaaaaaagaaCGTTGAAAGGGAGATGCAGATACACGAAGAGCTCCTTCCTGGATTGGAACCTTTAGGTTCATCGGAGGCTctcaatgataatatagaGAGAATTAAAGGAGACATCAAGATATGTAAAGAGAAATTGAACATAATAGAATCGATAAAGGAAAATTTTCCAGATAAGACTGAAAATTCCGATGTTGCAGAAAATCTACCTATTGACTCTCATGAATCAATCGAACCTTCAATTACGaatcataaatataatgattatatGAATGAAACGAATACTGAACATGCACCTGCAAGTGAATTTCACAATAGATTTGTAATTCACAACCCACAATTAAAATGGCACAATGATTTGAGAGATTTATTTATGGAATACATTAAGAGAGTTGGTGATAGAAAATCCCAAGTATACTTCATGAGTAAAAAAGCTGTTGATTTGGCGGAGGcttttattaatacaaGAAGAGACGATGATGAAGCtgaggatgaagaaaaatcGAATACGAATGATTCAGCCGAAAAGATATTTAGGAAAGAATACAAAAGTGGCGAAGAAATcatgaagaatttcaacCAGCAGCTTAATGAAATTCACAATGAAGATCAAGAAGTAGAggataaatatttgatcaaACTTATACATCCACAGATCCAAATGGTGAGCGAGAAAGATATCAATGCATGTATTTTAGTGACTTCAACAGATGTGGAATTGAGGATAGTTTCAATCAATGTTAAGGGCATGAATGACGTGGTGAGTGAGAATAATGGCGTTGGTAAGTTAGTTGAATCAAGATATGGTGTATCGTTTAAAGATTCACATGTATTTGCGTTCAAAAAATCAGAAGAGTCTATCACCGCTTCTGACGTACCGTATGGCTCTAAATTTTCTGAAGTTAATTGGCCTCCATGGTTGGAAACGGAGACCTGTTACGACAGCGCGTGGGCCAAGGACCAACTAGTTGTAGAGAGAACCTCAATGTCATTTTTGCTAATGAAACCTAACCATTTGGTAGCAAGTGATAGCAAGGCAACAATACAAAATAACGAAATTTCGTTACATGTAACGAAACTAGTTATTACAGCAAACTCTGATCAATACTCCTCTCTTTATTATGTGATTACAGACCTTTTGCTGCAAGTAAACACACGAAGAGATAATTTACTTAACAAGTTAGATAAAATCGTTTCTTTATCAGATATCAAAGAGTTTGATGGGTTGAATATAAGAATTAAGGGGTTGCAGGATAATATAAGGACCTATTTGGATAtacttttgaaattgaaccAGAGGAATGTTTTATTGGATATTGAGgaaaaagaacaattgaAGACAATGGAAGTTGAATTGGAGAGAAtgaatattgaattatttgttttaatGAACGGCTTAGGTGTTAAGAGCTCAAAGAATCAGGTAAACAACAAAGAAACATCAAGATTGCTAACAGTCGAGGCGGATCAGATCATTTGGCATCTTTTAAACGAAGATAAGAAAccatttattgattttgctTTAGCTAGATGCAGATTCATTAGACTGGATTCAGTCGATGGAGCAAACATGAACTTGGCAGAAGTATTCATGGCTCAAGGATTCAATTTACAGAGCGATGCTATGTATCCAGAACTTTTGACGCCTCATTTAgatttaaatgaaaatacaATACCTGATAGTAACAGAGAAAAACCTATTTTGAGTACCACATGGAATATGTTGAATCACATTGGTGGCATACCTATTATGCAAGATGCAAAAGTTGAGGTGCAGCCTTTGAAAGTTCAGTTGGATTATCATACTACTAAAAAGCTTTTTGACTACTTGTTTCCTAAAGCTGAGGTCAGTgctgaagatgaaaaagaCGATATACTTGAATTTAACGAAGAAATAAAGACTTATGGAGATACTAAAAAGCGTACGACCAATCCGTTCAAGAAACTTATGAAGAAAGAACGCAATCAACTGGTTGAAAGTATTCTCAAGGATTCGGATACCGTTGGATCTAACAATTCTGATTTAGCATCGAGTAGTGCTGTTTCATCATTAGATGATATTATATTCAGAACTGACACTAAAGATAGTTCCACTAAATCGGTCATATCAGATAGGAATTCCACTGATACCAAAAAAGATAATATGGATgatatttctattattatgaACAGATCTTCCAGGTATGTGTCCATTGTTAACCTTGAAATAGCCAAAGTCCGGCTGTCGATTAGTTTCAGCGCACCAAAACATTTGAGTATCCTCAATGTTCACGATCTAGGGTTAACTATACCAACATTAAGGTATAGGAACAAAATGTGGTCAGCAGAGGAATTTGTActtaaattgaaaaaggaTATTATTAAGATTATATTGAATCATACAGGAAAGATCTTGGGTAACAAGTTCAAGCCAACGAAAAAGAAACCCAAGATAGAACCTTTGAAGCAAATATCAAACTACGCCTCATTTCTAACTTTGCAAGATTTGCAGCtgaaagatgaagaagagttGGAAGAGCAAACCATGCAACCGGAGGGTCCGAGCCTAAATCTGATTAGAATTGACAACAAGGGTTCTAGGATCAAACCTCAGTTGGATACTATAGTTGATGATAATCCAGAGAAGGGCTCTACTTAG